A window of the Microplitis mediator isolate UGA2020A chromosome 5, iyMicMedi2.1, whole genome shotgun sequence genome harbors these coding sequences:
- the LOC130668780 gene encoding uncharacterized protein LOC130668780 isoform X2, with protein sequence MADDRNITQGVITPKHSIGHTSPPPPAPSSGHLQQQQQQQDNSPPRGPRTLLLRRSENGFGFTLRHFIVYPPESCCMLPGHERTKIEEPMDTIFVKQVRANSPAAEAGLRTGDRVVSVDGVPTRGEQYASVVQRIQQAEPWLRLLVVSKEDDILQRYFGDTAHNPETNQRPARLRSPDKILQKQRRSMSMIPGPSSRTRQSWICQTLPSSENQGTAGSSYRLREDTFKDQSANKMTTSVPNIQRRPLTEARNHESIYGRTDDRSQRRSLPQQQDIIDPMGQVYRSPPDARFDLYDRTRSESIYSRPSSEQIYDRIKDPIYERVRPDLNTFSKSLDHQYPMSRAEPQVPIYRPGRRVVTRRASEGSGPINDSEGSGGVGGGQMAYSNNDGFKSGDPGSRLSVESRQDSSPVSKDSSISSSYDSTSTLTGNECSDDSIMTRLRKSFEQKEEFLRRPSHPIGWLLPDEMTRINQCQGVIQREFYARPQKLQRQVWPPSEQQNQQQVIDTAHHQTLNRNNTLERIKNNKPSNQNLQRVRNDMVEVGSDVTNSNDVKNGEREGAQAIRDKFYSSLYDTNNQYGKENNFNNYPTSKTVVNNESPSRNTPNSSPRNTSNNKNTFITTLSRIHENVTSLAQQQQQQQQQQQQHQQQQQQQHQHQQQQQQQQSCHELRNGTSSLPSSPGPDKKTPDKFPVPPQGLQIVSRRAKQFESGRLLSDDDEPTSDRTNLYKSELSRLSNKRSVPNVAVRKREFESKAESHETRRITANRESKSLDSGKGLSGNRIIPIGSKYIHCEPPSGYRDDKVVYIVETPAMDMEPVRLRARSNSAESWEAVNGGTTRRGVRHTWQTEPEDPEGETRNSKAKRQDSYLQAVRNHLDRESHVIQQRERTTEESKIMEPNSVYPSALSEVISRTTPSSMPTVTISPPQPVRPNQLPIPNPLRPLDSRESSFNHQHLSSDQQNVDDQESTGTTLAPGSNPTSNDVVLRRQKNSQLSDEERATRRVSYLKATWGERMHVDSDLELSDTESVVQAIRSIHRRWRPPLFPSDITPLRRIFEDVTQAASLHRHYHRNSIANTHSSTACSAGTPKDVEPVEREGSLHVKFTVLDGKRSTDRSWKQVWGVLRGPILYFYKDRHTQSPSATSDSDVGQHVDVRCSLVDVADDYTKRKHVFRVANTSAEVLLQTDDAASMALWLRALHKHAAAEKPSDGNSSTTKQQAVPQTPGPTTPSSGSPAGGQRLSPLPGHKGIRKLTSFRNRSPTGQSPVNKTRKPSQTVEPLQSPKSKTWKGRVAKQLRKMHGQAGSPSSPTAQLQPEGATFKVPLELCPVSSFSEFVPLIVEMCTSIVEARGLEVIGIYRVPGNTAAISQLTESVNKGFENINLQDPRWSDVNVISSLLKSFFRQLPDSLLTAELYPMFIDADKIEDPQRRMATIRKLLRDLPEHHFETLKYLMFHLKKVVEHSEVNKMEAKNLAIVFGPTLVRASGSRDNMVTMVTDMSHQCRIVESLLNNVDWFFCEEDLDDLSRLSVNLSLPADGSEVETSNTNHNLLLNNIQKVEGMREMVSAKDIVSSIISAANRKIQRRRKGQEEQESEDHEDEKTKGKQDESLGVIRQSMALNERQCSVSEMVLMHENKNQPNHTNENIDRNTVISSENTSPLNSSSISSRSMYPGSPVNQQQEQQHQQQQQQQQQSQQLSTTSLSLDSSRLSSDVGSGSLDTVSTISNLSNETKQSNDEVAIRTYAGLSATTQERIRRFEQETKAMLQRDQHRQRREAEKREEERRRIEMEWQLAKREMENDDILDGIIDTAVGTPYLTDRMSNLNDRLAERSSVDSNGTDSHRSKSTTRLTPLSIAVQQQPTARQKAQATNQLTNIIGDKINNGIIKKFKTDKESSVESLAPTRYGSLDSLHEVHTSPSPSHQTRGISGDISDDAGSCFLHWTQKILTINRKLVRHTATPSFWCFISSHLHGSAGASCASTKTPAPQPPEPRTVTDPTTTTCSAASSSSSPPPLQLSEPRVSESGLGSGSSSKTLNKFFRGSDLLTSLTSTFDRKWKSLVNPSNLLVTSAESSSSGTIGYSKQTNYNDNDRNQSTRSPEVYRDPSLHKSLIDKSNLVRTKTDTLEKEKNLTVAEISEKSKEELIRPDNDRNLNRKISEINTAATDSSDGGSLLDATEKDEKPSKVTVKSKRLESLNKTQDNELPSISQHNDEAKSNTTNDCKNFQSDDKTIVDSSYSNKLEKFESLSSQASESRSRLKRSESLNKRTEISCSKLKRSESLNKHSDRLASPTNGKLKRSESLNKHAERSESPNMKLKRSESLTKTEKTECNISKRRQSVRKESATKLKRKNGMPERSIKRRHTVGGTKDFDKVHWLDNKLQSETERIIKNDNKPKKSQLRTSSPDLSSNRVNVADTSFLIEVSFRGPSNVVFNVTNTRPQSLPDANLASKVFKVPLESHV encoded by the exons ATCGGCCATACATCACCCCCACCACCTGCACCATCTTCTGGTCATCtacagcagcaacaacaacagcaagaTAATTCACCACCACGCGGACCACGTACACTCTTACTACGACGCAGCGAAAATGGATTTGGATTTACCCTTCGTCACTTTATCGTCTATCCGCCCGAGTCCTGCTGT atgctGCCAGGACACGAGCGGACAAAAATCGAAGAGCCAATGGACACAATTTTCGTAAAACAAGTACGAGCAAATTCACCAGCAGCAGAAGCAGGCCTTCGAACTGGAGATCGTGTCGTATCAGTGGACGGTGTGCCAACTCGTGGCGAGCAGTACGCAAGTGTCGTTCAGCGAATCCAGCAAGCAGAACCTTGGCTCAGACTACTAGTTGTTTCTAAAGAAGACGATATATTACAAAGg tactTCGGTGATACTGCGCACAATCCAGAGACAAATCAACGACCAGCACGACTACGTTCTCCCgacaaaatattacaaaaacaACGTAGGTCGATGAGTATGATTCCTGGACCGTCATCAAGAACAAGACAATCTTGGATTTGCCAAACACTTCCTAGCTCTGAAAATCAAGGTACTGCAGGTTCTTCGTATCGATTACGCGAGGATACATTTAAAGATCAATCGGCAAATAAAATGACGACATCAGTACCAAATATTCAACGACGGCCATTAACAGAAGCACGTAATCATGAAAGTATTTATGGTCGTACTGACGATCGTAGTCAAAGAAGATCATTACCACAGCAGCAAGATATTATTGATCCGATGGGACAGGTTTATCGATCACCACCTGACGCAAGATTCGATTTATACGATCGTACACGTTCTGAGTCGATATACTCACGACCAAGTAGCGAGCAAATCTACGACAGGATCAAGGATCCAATTTACGAGCGAGTTAGACCagatttaaatacatttagtAAGTCGCTGGATCATCAGTATCCCATGTCTCGGGCTGAACCACAAGTACCAATTTACCGGCCTGGAAGACGCGTTGTTACAAGACGCGCAAGTGAAGGTAGTGGTCCAATAAATGATTCAGAAGGGAGTGGGGGAGTAGGAGGAGGACAGATGGCTTATAGTAATAACGATGGATTTAAATCTGGTGATCCAGGATCAAGATTAAGTGTGGAATCAAGGCAAGATTCGTCACCGGTTAGTAAAGATAGCAGTATATCTTCTTCTTACGATTCAACTTCAACGCTGACGGGTAATGAATGTTCAGATGATTCTATTATGACGAGACTGAGAAAGAGTTTTGAACAAAAGGAAGAATTTTTACGGCGTCCAAGTCATCCTATTGGTTGGTTATTGCCTGATGAAATGACGAGGATAAACCAGTGTCAAGGTGTCATTCAACGTGAATTTTATGCGCGACCTCAAAAACTTCAGAGACAGGTTTGGCCACCGAGTGAACAACAAAATCAACAACAAGTTATTGATACCGCGCATCATCAAACacttaatagaaataatactttggaaagaattaaaaataataaacctaGTAATCAGAATTTACAGAGAGTGCGTAATGATATGGTTGAAGTTGGTAGTGACGTTACTAATTCTAATGACGTAAAGAATGGTGAACGTGAAGGTGCACAAGCAATacgtgataaattttattcatcttTATATGATACTAACAATCAATAtggtaaagaaaataattttaataattatccgACTAGTAAAACTGTAGTTAATAATGAATCACCAAGTCGCAATACTCCGAACTCATCACCGAGAAATACaagcaataataaaaatacatttattacgACCTTATCAAGGATACATGAAAATGTTACAAGTTTGGctcagcaacaacaacaacaacaacaacagcagcaacaacaccaacaacaacagcaacaacaacaccaacatcaacagcagcaacaacagcaacagaGCTGTCATGAACTTCGAAATGGCACTTCATCGCTGCCTTCATCACCTGGACCAGACAAAAAAACGCCAGATAAATTTCCAGTACCGCCTCAAGGACTTCAAATTGTTTCACGTCGAGCTAAACAATTTGAATCCGGTAGACTACTCAGTGATGATGACGAGCCAACTAGTGATCGTACGAATTTGTACAAAAGTGAGTTGTCAAGGTTATCAAATAAACGAAGTGTACCAAATGTTGCTGTACGAAAACGTGAATTTGAATCAAAAGCTGAATCACATGAAACTAGAAGAATTACTGCTAATCGTGAAAGTAAATCATTAGATTCCG GCAAAGGGTTATCGGGAAATCGAATAATTCCGATAGGCAGCAAATACATCCATTGCGAACCACCTTCGGGTTACAGAGATGATAAAG tcGTTTATATCGTAGAAACACCGGCGATGGATATGGAACCGGTTCGGTTGCGAGCACGAAGTAATAGCGCTGAATCTTGGGAAGCTGTGAACGGAGGAACGACCCGACGAGGCGTCAGACATACCTGGCAGACAGAACCCGAGGATCCGGAGGGTGAAACACGAAACAGCAAGGCTAAGAGACAAGACAGCTATCTTCAGGCTGTTAGAAACCACCTCG ACCGAGAATCTCACGTGATCCAGCAGCGTGAAAGAACAACCGAGGAGTCAAAAATCATGGAACCGAATTCAGTATACCCATCAGCATTATCAGAGGTCATTTCAAGAACAACTCCAAGCAGCATGCCGACCGTAACCATTAGTCCTCCCCAGCCAGTCCGGCCAAATCAACTTCCTATCCCAAACCCTCTGCGTCCTTTAGATAGTCGAGAGAGCTCATTCAATCACCAGCATTTATCATCTGATCAGCAGAATGTGGACGACCAAGAGTCCACTGGCACGACCCTAG cTCCGGGCTCCAATCCAACGTCCAATGATGTGGTTCTAAGGCGACAGAAAAATAGTCAACTCA gcGATGAAGAACGTGCAACAAGACGCGTTTCTTATCTCAAAGCTACGTGGGGTGAACGGATGCATGTGGACAGTGATCTAGAATTGAGTGATACTGAGTCGGTAGTTCAAGCAATACGcag CATACACAGGCGATGGAGACCGCCACTGTTTCCTAGCGACATTACGCCACTTCGGCGTATCTTCGAGGATGTTACTCAAGCTGCATCACTGCACCGCCACTACCATCG TAACAGCATCGCAAATACACATAGTAGTACCGCATGCAGCGCCGGGACGCCGAAGGACGTCGAACCGGTCGAGCGAGAAGGATCCCTTCACGTCAAGTTTACTGTACTTGATGGCAAG agATCTACAGACCGTTCGTGGAAGCAAGTATGGGGCGTTCTTCGTGGTCCTATCCTATACTTTTACAAGGACCGTCACACTCAG agTCCATCTGCAACGAGTGATAGTGACGTAGGACAACATGTCGACGTGAGATGTTCTTTAGTTGACGTAGCTGATGATTACACCAAGAGGAAACATGTATTTCGTGTGGCTAATACAAGTGCGGAAGTGCTTTTACAAACGGACGACGCAGCATCGATGGCACTTTGGCTGAGAGCGCTTCATAAACATGCTGCTGCTGAAAAGCCTTcg gATGGTAATTCAAGTACAACGAAGCAACAAGCTGTGCCACAAACACCTGGACCAACAACACCAAGTAGCGGTAGTCCAGCTGGAGGACAACGTCTAAGTCCATTGCCAGGTCACAAAGGCATTAGAAAATTGACGTCTTTCCGTAATCGTTCGCCAACTGGTCAATCACCTGTTAATAAAACCCGGAAGCCAAGTCAGACAGTAGAACCACTGCAGTCACCGAAATCTAAAACGTGGAAAGGTCGTGTTGCTAAACAACTCAGAAAGATGCATGGCCAGGCTGGTTCACCATCCTCGCCAACAGCCCAATTACAGCCTGAGGGTGCTACTTTCAAAGTTCCCTTGGAATTGTGCCCAGTG TCTTCATTCTCGGAATTTGTACCGTTGATTGTTGAAATGTGCACCAGTATCGTTGAAGCGAGGGGTCTTGAAGTTATTGGAATTTATCGAGTGCCTGGAAATACTGCGGCTATTTCTCAACTTACTGAAAGTGTCAATAAAGgctttgaaaatattaatttacag gaTCCACGATGGAGTGATGTAAATGTTATATCATCTTTATTGAAATCATTCTTCAGACAACTTCCTGACTCATTATTAACAGCCGAGCTTTATCCCATGTTTATTGACGCAGATAAAATAGAAGATCCCCAAAGAAGAATGGCAacaataagaaaattattaagagATTTACCCGAACATCATTTTGaaacacttaaatatttaatgtttcatttgaaaaaagttgTTGAACACAGTGAAGTTAATAAAATGGAAGCTAAAAATTTGGCTATTGTATTTGGGCCAACTCTGGTACGAGCTAGTGGTTCAAGGGATAATATGGTTACTATGGTTACGGACATGTCGCATCAGTGTAGGATTGTCGAGAGCTTATTGAacaat gtCGATTGGTTCTTCTGTGAAGAAGACTTAGACGACTTGAGTAGATTAAGCGTTAACCTGAGTCTTCCTGCCGACGGCAGTGAAGTTGAAACATCAAATACCAATCACAACCTTCTactaaataatattcaaaaagttgaaG GCATGCGTGAAATGGTCTCAGCTAAGGACATTGTATCTTCAATCATATCCGCAGCAAACAGAAAGATACAAAGGCGAAGGAAAGGTCAAGAGGAGCAGGAGAGTGAAGATCACGAAGATGAAAAg aCTAAAGGAAAACAAGACGAATCATTGGGAGTTATTCGACAAAGTATGGCATTGAATGAACGACAATGCTCAGTAAGTGAAATGGTACTGATGCATGAGAATAAAAATCAACCAAACCATACAAATGAAAATATAGATCGTAACACAGTGATCAGTAGTGAAAACACAAGTCCATTAAATAGTTCATCAATATCAAGTAGATCAATGTATCCCGGTAGTCCAGTAAACCAACAACAAGAGCAACAACAtcagcaacagcaacagcagcaacaacaatcGCAACAACTTTCCACCACTTCACTTAGTTTAGACTCTTCACGATTGTCTAGTGACGTTGGTTCTGGTAGTTTGGATACTGTTTCGACAATTTCAAATCTATCAAACGAAACAAAACAGAGTAACGACGAAGTGGCAATACGTACATATGCCGGATTAAGTGCGACGACCCAAGAACGAATACGTAGATTTGAGCAAGAAACAAAAGCAATGTTGCAACGTGACCAGCATCGGCAGAGACGTGAAGCTGAGAAACGTGAAGAAGAACGACGGAGAATTGAAATGGAATGGCAACTTGCCAAAAGAGAGATGGAGAATGATGATATCCTTGATGGGATCATAGACACAGCAGTTGGAACCCCTTATCTTACTGATCGAATGTCGAATTTAAATGACAGGCTTGCTGAGAGATCTAGTGTTGATAGCAATGGTACTGATAGCCACAGGTCGAAATCTACCACGAGATTGACCCCATTATCTATAGCTGTACAGCAGCAACCTACTGCACGACAGAAAGCACAAGCTACCAATCAATTGACTAATATTATAGGCGATAAAATCAATAAtggtattattaaaaaattcaagacaGATAAAGAG tcATCAGTGGAGTCATTGGCACCAACTCGTTACGGCAGTTTAGATTCTCTCCATGAAGTCCACACATCACCATCACCATCACATCAAACTCGCGGCATATCAGGCGACATTTCAGACGATG CCGGATCTTGTTTTCTTCACTGGACCCAGAAGATACTTACTATAAACAGAAAGCTTGTTAG GCACACAGCAACCCCGAGTTTTTGGTGCTTCATATCGTCCCATCTACACGGTTCTGCAGGCGCCAGTTGCGCCTCCACGAAGACACCGGCCCCACAACCACCCGAACCCCGTACCGTCACCGACCCCACAACCACCACCTGCTCTGCAGCATCATCCTCATCATCACCACCACCGTTACAACTCTCCGAGCCAAGGGTGTCAGAGTCAGGGCTCGGGTCCGGGTCGTCCTCCAAGACTTTGAACAAATTCTTCAGAG GGAGCGATCTCTTGACCAGTCTTACGTCGACATTCGATCGAAAATGGAAATCTCTTGTGAATCCATCGAATCTACTCGTAACATCTGCTGAAAGTAGTAGTAGTGGTACTATTGGTTATagtaaacaaacaaattataatgataatgatcGCAATCAGTCAACAAGATCACCTGAAGTTTATCGTGACCCAAGTCTTCATAAATCTCTTATTGATAAAAGCAATTTGGTTCGCACGAAGAcc gaTACACtggagaaagaaaaaaacttgACGGTCGCAGAGATCTCAGAAAAATCTAAAGAGGAATTAATTAGGCCTGATAATGATCGTAAtcttaatagaaaaatatcCGAAATAAATACAGCAGCTACAGATTCATCAGACGGTGGGTCACTATTGGATGCAACTGAAAAAGATGAAAAACCATCAAAGGTAACTGTAAAATCAAAACGTTTGGAATCTTTGAACAAAACACAAGACAATGAATTACCATCGATATCACAACACAATGATGAAGCTAAATCTAATACTACAAACGAttgcaaaaattttcaatcagatgATAAAACAATAGTGGATTCATCTTACtcaaataaattagaaaaatttgagAGTCTTAGCAGCCAGGCAAGTGAGTCCCGATCACGATTAAAACGATCAGAATCATTGAACAAACGTACGGAAATATCatgttcaaaattaaaacgttctgaaagtttaaataaacattCAGATCGACTTGCTTCACCAACAAATGGTAAATTAAAACGTTCTGAGAGTTTAAATAAACATGCCGAGAGATCAGAATCACCTAATATGAAGTTAAAACGATCTGAATCATTGACTAAAACGGAAAAAACCGAATGTAATATTAGTAAAAGACGTCAATCTGTTAGAAAAGAAAGTGCTACTaagttaaaaagaaaaaatggtaTGCCTGAAAGATCAATAAAGAGACGGCACACTGTCGGCGGGACTAAAGATTTTGATAAAGTTCATTGGCTTGacaataaattacaatcaGAGACAGAgcgtattattaaaaatgataacaaaccgaaaaaaagtcaattgAGAACTAGTTCACCGGATTTAAGTAGTAATCGTGTTAATGTTGCTGATACAAGCTTTCTTATTGAAGTAAGCTTTCGTGGACCAAGTAATGTTGTTTTTAATGTCACCAACACACGGCCACAGTCGTTACCCGACGCAAATTTAGCTTCGAAAGTTTTTAAAGTACCTCTTGAAAGTCACGTTTAA